The following proteins are co-located in the Aggregatibacter aphrophilus ATCC 33389 genome:
- a CDS encoding anhydro-N-acetylmuramic acid kinase, with the protein MQQEYYLGIMSGTSLDGVDIALMAFAEQSQFIVGQFTPMPTDLRQDLLQLVSEGSTTLQQLGELDQRLALLYADSVNRFLAEHHLQSHRIRAIGCHGQTVWHAPSGDFPFTMQLGDMNLLAARTDIDVVGDFRRKDMAFGGQGAPLVPAFHQALFYDEQWATVVLNIGGISNISVLLPNQPIIGYDTGPGNALMDGWIARHLGHTFDADGQWARGGKVQSDLLTKMLDEPYFQLPPPKSTGRELFNLAWLEKTLAKTTALEGDIPPQDVQTTLLEFTAQSIALALRQIATPLPPRLLVCGGGAKNGALMARLQALLPNWQLHKTDDVGLDIDYVEAAAFAWLAYQRIHNLPSNLPSVTGAKSAVSLGAIFQAEKHV; encoded by the coding sequence ATGCAACAGGAATATTATCTTGGCATCATGTCCGGCACCAGTTTGGACGGTGTGGACATAGCTCTGATGGCATTCGCTGAACAATCGCAATTTATCGTCGGTCAATTTACGCCGATGCCAACGGATTTACGACAAGATTTATTGCAATTAGTTTCTGAGGGCAGCACCACATTGCAACAATTAGGTGAGTTGGATCAACGTTTGGCATTATTGTATGCCGACAGCGTGAATCGCTTCCTCGCCGAACACCACCTTCAATCGCATCGCATCCGCGCTATCGGCTGCCACGGACAAACCGTGTGGCACGCGCCGTCGGGCGATTTTCCGTTCACCATGCAGTTAGGTGATATGAACCTGCTTGCCGCACGCACCGACATTGACGTAGTAGGGGATTTTCGGCGTAAAGATATGGCGTTTGGCGGGCAAGGGGCGCCGTTGGTGCCCGCCTTCCACCAAGCGTTATTTTATGACGAACAGTGGGCGACGGTGGTGTTGAATATCGGAGGTATTAGTAATATTTCCGTGCTGTTGCCGAATCAGCCAATCATCGGCTACGACACCGGCCCGGGCAATGCGCTGATGGATGGTTGGATAGCCCGCCATCTTGGTCATACTTTTGATGCCGACGGGCAATGGGCGCGCGGGGGCAAAGTGCAGTCGGATTTATTAACAAAAATGTTGGATGAACCTTATTTCCAACTGCCGCCGCCGAAAAGCACCGGGCGCGAGTTATTCAATTTGGCGTGGCTTGAAAAAACGCTCGCCAAAACCACCGCACTTGAAGGCGACATCCCGCCGCAAGATGTGCAAACCACCTTACTTGAATTTACCGCACAAAGCATTGCTCTTGCCTTACGCCAAATAGCAACACCGTTGCCACCTCGTTTGTTGGTTTGTGGCGGTGGGGCGAAAAATGGGGCGTTGATGGCTCGTCTGCAAGCCTTGTTGCCAAACTGGCAGTTGCACAAAACCGATGATGTCGGATTGGATATTGATTATGTAGAAGCGGCCGCGTTTGCCTGGCTTGCTTATCAACGCATTCATAACCTACCTTCCAACCTACCAAGCGTGACCGGCGCCAAAAGTGCGGTCAGTTTGGGCGCTATTTTTCAGGCGGAGAAACACGTATGA